In the genome of Flexistipes sinusarabici DSM 4947, one region contains:
- a CDS encoding efflux RND transporter permease subunit, with protein MSKESIKKGPIAWMAKNSVAANILMIFILAGGLFMGFNIKQEVFPDFEIDIVNISVAYPGASPEEVEKGVILPVEEAIEGINGIKEIRSTANESSGTVTVEAVTGYDMQKLYQDIKNEVDRIDSFPKEAEDPQVMIPSTRRRVVSIVISGKQSYHTLRNYADVVKNRLVSNKNITVVEISSKRDYEIKVSVSEEQLKKYNLTLQQIASKINSSALDLPAGTIESAQGDILIRVKERKDFGPQFAGIPVINDKSGAAVRLGDIATIDDGFEETVNYMNFNGKSAVELEIFRVGKQKPVNVANAVKDEIKKLNEILPAGLSLKVVSDRSKIFNQRMNLLLKNGFMGLILVMILLSLFLEIRLAFWVTMGILISFMGALLLMPLFDVSINMISLFAFIITLGIVVDDAIVVGENIYTYRQKGMHFIEASIKGAREISAPVIFSIMTNIVAFMPMYFIPGVSGKIFRIIPVVVASVFLISLVEALFILPAHLGHQKNYFVSRIMYFIHRQQQKISHFLEWMIENIYRPFLKISLKFRYVSIVAGLMVLIVTIAFIASGRMGFSMFPKVQSDFARLKVQMPLGEADANIKQVAEKISNSAEKLKEKYKHSGLVENILVNVSGNSITSRVFLAPPEKRIISTSEFVKEWRSVLGKIPAAEQVSFSSDFGGPGSGADLTVELSHSNMDVLKSASSKLASELEKFEITSDIEDGFLEGKDQFDVQLKPKGYFLGFSPEIIARELRSRYYGAEALKQLRGKNEVSVMVRLNEQQRDSVNFFENMKIQSPNGVNVALSDVAVIKRGKAYTSIERRNGKRVVTVKASVTPQSRTGEITKFLEKNVLPGLMSNYPGLSYSFEGEQSDLRESVGTLIRGLGVALLAIYVLLAVPFKSYIQPIIIMCSIPFGIIGAVYGHLLLGYSLSLMSLFGIVALAGVVVNSALVLIDLANRLRRDNGYNSYSAILESSMSRFRPVILTTLTTFFGLMPMVFETSMQAKFLIPMAISLAFGILFGVFITLIFVPSLYIILEDVKGFFIKILGSRKHYGELK; from the coding sequence ATGAGTAAAGAAAGTATAAAGAAAGGCCCTATTGCCTGGATGGCAAAAAATTCGGTTGCAGCCAACATCCTTATGATTTTCATCCTCGCAGGCGGCCTCTTCATGGGTTTTAATATAAAGCAGGAGGTTTTCCCGGATTTTGAAATAGATATTGTAAACATTAGCGTTGCTTACCCCGGAGCAAGCCCGGAAGAGGTTGAAAAAGGAGTTATACTGCCGGTGGAGGAGGCTATTGAGGGAATTAACGGTATAAAAGAAATAAGATCCACGGCTAATGAGAGTTCGGGGACAGTTACTGTAGAGGCTGTTACCGGATACGATATGCAGAAGCTTTACCAGGATATTAAAAATGAAGTAGACAGAATTGACTCATTCCCGAAGGAGGCGGAGGATCCTCAGGTGATGATCCCTTCCACAAGGCGGAGAGTTGTGAGCATAGTTATCAGCGGAAAGCAAAGTTACCATACTTTAAGGAACTATGCAGATGTAGTCAAAAACAGACTGGTGTCTAATAAAAATATAACAGTAGTGGAGATAAGCAGCAAAAGAGATTATGAAATAAAGGTGAGTGTTTCAGAAGAACAATTGAAAAAATATAACCTTACGTTGCAGCAGATTGCTTCCAAAATAAATTCTTCAGCTTTAGATCTTCCGGCGGGAACTATTGAATCAGCTCAGGGTGACATATTGATAAGAGTCAAGGAGCGCAAGGATTTCGGCCCTCAATTTGCCGGCATACCAGTAATAAATGATAAAAGCGGTGCTGCGGTACGCCTTGGTGATATTGCAACAATAGACGATGGATTTGAAGAAACCGTAAACTATATGAATTTTAACGGCAAGTCCGCGGTGGAGCTTGAGATTTTCAGAGTTGGCAAGCAAAAACCGGTTAATGTGGCAAACGCTGTAAAAGACGAAATCAAGAAACTTAACGAAATACTTCCTGCAGGTCTGAGCCTAAAAGTGGTTAGTGACAGGTCGAAAATTTTCAATCAGAGGATGAATTTACTTCTGAAAAACGGGTTTATGGGTCTTATCCTCGTTATGATTCTGCTAAGCCTTTTTCTGGAAATAAGACTTGCTTTTTGGGTAACTATGGGAATTCTGATCTCTTTTATGGGTGCTCTTCTTCTAATGCCGCTGTTTGATGTATCCATAAACATGATATCACTTTTTGCCTTTATAATAACACTGGGCATAGTTGTGGATGATGCGATTGTAGTTGGAGAAAATATATATACCTACAGACAAAAAGGGATGCATTTTATTGAAGCCTCAATCAAAGGTGCCAGAGAGATAAGTGCCCCGGTGATTTTCAGCATCATGACCAACATTGTAGCTTTTATGCCAATGTATTTTATCCCCGGAGTATCAGGGAAAATATTCCGAATAATTCCTGTCGTTGTAGCTTCAGTCTTTTTGATTTCACTTGTGGAAGCCCTTTTCATTCTTCCTGCTCATCTCGGACATCAAAAGAATTATTTTGTCAGCAGGATAATGTATTTCATACACAGGCAGCAGCAGAAAATCAGTCACTTCCTTGAATGGATGATTGAAAATATATATAGGCCCTTTTTGAAAATTTCTCTTAAATTCAGGTACGTAAGTATTGTTGCAGGGTTGATGGTCCTGATTGTTACTATAGCTTTTATAGCAAGCGGCAGAATGGGATTCAGTATGTTTCCTAAAGTACAGTCGGATTTTGCCCGTCTGAAAGTACAAATGCCCCTTGGAGAAGCGGATGCAAATATTAAGCAGGTGGCGGAAAAAATCTCAAACTCTGCAGAAAAACTAAAAGAAAAATACAAACATTCCGGACTTGTGGAAAATATTCTGGTCAATGTCAGCGGCAACAGTATAACCAGCCGTGTCTTCCTTGCTCCACCGGAGAAACGTATCATAAGTACTTCTGAATTTGTAAAAGAGTGGAGAAGTGTGCTTGGCAAAATCCCGGCGGCTGAACAGGTAAGTTTCAGCTCAGATTTCGGTGGACCGGGATCCGGTGCTGATCTGACTGTTGAGCTTAGCCATTCTAATATGGATGTTCTGAAGTCCGCCAGCAGCAAACTGGCTTCTGAACTGGAAAAGTTTGAAATAACTTCGGATATTGAGGACGGATTTCTGGAAGGCAAAGACCAGTTTGACGTTCAACTGAAACCTAAAGGTTATTTTCTGGGCTTTTCCCCTGAGATAATTGCAAGGGAATTAAGGAGCAGATACTACGGTGCTGAGGCTTTAAAACAGCTGCGGGGGAAAAATGAAGTAAGTGTCATGGTGAGGCTTAATGAGCAGCAGAGGGACAGTGTTAATTTTTTCGAAAATATGAAAATTCAGTCACCAAATGGTGTGAATGTGGCACTTAGCGATGTCGCTGTAATCAAAAGAGGCAAAGCTTATACATCTATCGAAAGGCGAAATGGTAAAAGGGTTGTTACAGTAAAGGCCTCCGTTACCCCCCAAAGCAGAACGGGTGAAATAACTAAATTTCTGGAAAAGAATGTTCTCCCCGGGCTTATGTCAAACTATCCGGGACTTTCCTACAGTTTCGAAGGGGAACAGTCCGATTTAAGGGAAAGTGTGGGTACTCTTATAAGAGGATTGGGAGTGGCTTTGCTGGCTATATATGTTTTGCTGGCGGTGCCATTCAAAAGCTACATTCAGCCGATTATCATAATGTGCAGTATACCTTTCGGAATTATTGGAGCCGTCTACGGTCATCTGCTTTTGGGCTACAGCCTGAGTTTGATGAGTTTGTTCGGAATAGTTGCTTTGGCAGGCGTTGTTGTAAACAGTGCCCTGGTTTTGATAGACCTTGCAAACAGACTCAGACGAGACAATGGATACAACAGTTATTCAGCTATCCTGGAATCATCAATGTCACGCTTCAGACCGGTAATACTTACCACCCTTACAACGTTTTTCGGTTTGATGCCCATGGTTTTCGAAACGTCAATGCAGGCAAAATTTCTGATACCGATGGCTATATCTTTAGCATTTGGAATACTTTTCGGGGTGTTTATTACTTTGATCTTCGTACCTTCCCTATATATAATTCTGGAGGATGTGAAAGGCTTTTTTATTAAAATATTAGGTTCCAGAAAACATTACGGTGAATTAAAATAA